ATTCACTTATCTGCTTGATTTCACGCAGTGAAAAGATGTTGAAAGTTCAAGCGAAGCGCAGGATGGAGCGAGCGAAAACACGAGAGGAAATCCGGAAGAAGCACAATTTGAAGTCGAGTGAAGAAGATCAGAAAGTTCTGGAGCAATCCGCTGCCACCTTTTCGCTGTTTAACTTGGATTCAGATGATGAAGAAAACAGCATCCAACAGGCCGTTAATACCGTGCTCACCAAAATTAAGGACACGTGGGAGCAAATAAAAGAAGGTTTTAGTAATACCTGACACTAATAACAGCATTGATCATATTTTGCCCACTTGCTGCCGAATGAATTcttcaataataatttatttccttTTCGTGGTtgttgttcatatttttctttgtacGGTAATGCCTTCAACTGCAAATGCAATATCTTAACTTACTGCTCGAGAAACTACTTAATCGATATTTTTGAGGAAATATTCGAATATTTTGCTTGCTTTCGTTTTAAGCTGCGAGatagacaaaacatttttgtaagtttcacaaaacaaaaacaaattacttaATGTTATTAGCCCTACTGGATGATCGTTATCAAATTTTTACTAGTTTGTTTGCAAACTTACCGGATAACTTATCCGGATAAGTGCATTAACTAATTTTACAAACTTCACAGTTTCAGAATTGCTTGTCATTCTTGTTTGCTTGTTAATCGTTTCAAACCAATACGCCCACTTTGATCGCACACTTCCACCAATTATTTATTTGCTGGTATGGCAAAAAGTAGATGTGGCATGTAGTTCTTCTCTTCTATTTTGCGTTAACTGGTTCCAATGAAATAATGCATAGGCCTATTTTTTGCCATCGTCATATTATTGTAAATCGTGACATTCATGCTTCGTTAGACAGGTTTATTTTCATGCACCAGTCTGATTGCTTTGtagtatttattgttttattctCACAAATGTTCTCAAAAATGCTGCACACAAAACTATGATATGTATGGAAAGTAATGAAATTATATATCATTAAGCTTTtgaatgtatttttaaattaccGTTTAGGTAGGCTAAACTTTTTCTGCAATCAGAAAAAAGTTCACAGATGCACTGTTGGAAAACAAAAGGCcgttattttccaaaaatacaaacaaattaGTTTTATAGTGCACGTTTACCTTGggttttcttcaaattgaTTACTTCAGTTTCATTTTGGTAAAACATATTGCGTATTCAATTTTAATGGCATTTCCCTTTTAGTGTAATTGACATTTAGTTTTTGGTTTCAAGCTCCATGTATAGGTTTCTCAGGATAAACATTTCGTACTTTCACCACACCTTGCACGTTCGTTTTGCTCTATTCAGATAAATGTTTTAACgaactgaaacattttaagtGAGAGCACAAATATCGCGTTCGTTAGCAGTACTCGTACAAACGAGTTACCTGTTCGGTAACTTAACAGTAATCTGAACAGTAACAGTCGCTTAACAGTAATCGCAATGTGCAAGGGA
The Clavelina lepadiformis chromosome 4, kaClaLepa1.1, whole genome shotgun sequence DNA segment above includes these coding regions:
- the LOC143453469 gene encoding uncharacterized protein LOC143453469, with translation MDVIGKQVLKGTVEKQFQKFSGSNEAEGSADLEDDGLTNEERRNLQEALREKNEKMLKVQAKRRMERAKTREEIRKKHNLKSSEEDQKVLEQSAATFSLFNLDSDDEENSIQQAVNTVLTKIKDTWEQIKEGFSNT